The following coding sequences lie in one Heliangelus exortis chromosome 6, bHelExo1.hap1, whole genome shotgun sequence genomic window:
- the LOC139797438 gene encoding glycerol-3-phosphate dehydrogenase [NAD(+)], cytoplasmic-like isoform X1, which produces MVGERKTPAAAEVFKTSSEKLGSAIARIIGKNVQRSNRFDPNVKMWVFEEIINGRKLTEIMNQEHENVKYLPGYKIPQNVVAVPDVVEATSGSDILVFVLPHQFIGRVCEQIADQIKPGTFGISLIKGIDEGPEGLKLISDLIREKLKIEMSVLMGANIANEVADEKFCETTIGCKNKKQGEIFKELMQTPNFRITVVLDCDTVEICGALKNIVAVGAGFCDGLGYGDNTKAAVIRLGLMEMVAFSKMFCKGQVSIATFLESCGVADLITTCYGGRNRRVGEAFARTGKSIEELEKEMLNGQKLQGPQTSAEVYKILKQKNMLDKFPLFTTIYKICYEGQSIQDFISCLQNHPAHT; this is translated from the exons atggttgGGGAAAGGAAGacacctgcagctgctgaggtctTTAAGACTTCCTCAGAAAAACT ggGATCAGCCATAGCAAGAATCATTGGTAAAAATGTCCAGAGGTCCAACAGATTTGATCCTAATGTCAAGATGTGGGTATTTGAAGAGATCATCAATGGAAGAAAACTCACAGAAATAATGAACCAGGAAcatgaaaatgttaaatatcTGCCTGGATACAAGATACCACAAAATGTG GTGGCTGTACCAGACGTGGTCGAAGCAACAAGTGGGTCAGACATTTTAGTGTTTGTTCTGCCACATCAGTTCATTGGGCGAGTCTGCGAGCAGATTGCAGACCAGATAAAACCTGGGACATTTGGGATTTCCCTGATCAAG GGGATTGATGAGGGTCCTGAAGGCCTGAAGCTCATATCTGACCTCATCcgagagaaactgaaaatagaaaTGAGTGTGCTGATGGGGGCCAACATAGCCAACGAAGTGGCTGATGAGAAGTTCTGTGAAACCACCATTG ggtgcaaaaacaaaaaacaagggGAGATCTTTAAAGAATTAATGCAGACCCCCAATTTCAGGATTACTGTGGTGCTTGACTGTGATACAGTGGAGATTTGTGGCGCCTTAAAA AACATCGTCGCAGTGGGAGCCGGGTTCTGCGACGGGCTGGGTTATGGTGATAACACCAAGGCAGCAGTCATACGTTTGGGCCTGATGGAAATGGTGGCCTTTTCCAAGATGTTCTGCAAGGGACAGGTGTCAATAGCCACTTTCCTGGAAAGCTGTGGCGTGGCTGACCTAATCACTACCTGCTACGGGGGACGCAACAGACGAGTAGGAGAAGCCTTTGCTCGCACAGGAAAA TCCATTGAGGAACTGGAAAAGGAGATGCTGAACGGACAAAAGCTGCAGGGTCCCCAGACCTCAGCTGAAGTCTACAagattctgaaacagaaaaatatgctgGATAA GTTTCCATTATTTACAACCATCTACAAGATCTGCTACGAGGGTCAGTCCATCCAGGATTTCATCTCGTGCCTGCAGAACCACCCAGCACACACTTAG
- the LOC139797438 gene encoding glycerol-3-phosphate dehydrogenase [NAD(+)], cytoplasmic-like isoform X2 — translation MSPLRVCIVGSGNWGSAIARIIGKNVQRSNRFDPNVKMWVFEEIINGRKLTEIMNQEHENVKYLPGYKIPQNVVAVPDVVEATSGSDILVFVLPHQFIGRVCEQIADQIKPGTFGISLIKGIDEGPEGLKLISDLIREKLKIEMSVLMGANIANEVADEKFCETTIGCKNKKQGEIFKELMQTPNFRITVVLDCDTVEICGALKNIVAVGAGFCDGLGYGDNTKAAVIRLGLMEMVAFSKMFCKGQVSIATFLESCGVADLITTCYGGRNRRVGEAFARTGKSIEELEKEMLNGQKLQGPQTSAEVYKILKQKNMLDKFPLFTTIYKICYEGQSIQDFISCLQNHPAHT, via the exons ATGTCGCCGCTCCGCGTCTGCATCGTCGGCTCGGGGAACTG ggGATCAGCCATAGCAAGAATCATTGGTAAAAATGTCCAGAGGTCCAACAGATTTGATCCTAATGTCAAGATGTGGGTATTTGAAGAGATCATCAATGGAAGAAAACTCACAGAAATAATGAACCAGGAAcatgaaaatgttaaatatcTGCCTGGATACAAGATACCACAAAATGTG GTGGCTGTACCAGACGTGGTCGAAGCAACAAGTGGGTCAGACATTTTAGTGTTTGTTCTGCCACATCAGTTCATTGGGCGAGTCTGCGAGCAGATTGCAGACCAGATAAAACCTGGGACATTTGGGATTTCCCTGATCAAG GGGATTGATGAGGGTCCTGAAGGCCTGAAGCTCATATCTGACCTCATCcgagagaaactgaaaatagaaaTGAGTGTGCTGATGGGGGCCAACATAGCCAACGAAGTGGCTGATGAGAAGTTCTGTGAAACCACCATTG ggtgcaaaaacaaaaaacaagggGAGATCTTTAAAGAATTAATGCAGACCCCCAATTTCAGGATTACTGTGGTGCTTGACTGTGATACAGTGGAGATTTGTGGCGCCTTAAAA AACATCGTCGCAGTGGGAGCCGGGTTCTGCGACGGGCTGGGTTATGGTGATAACACCAAGGCAGCAGTCATACGTTTGGGCCTGATGGAAATGGTGGCCTTTTCCAAGATGTTCTGCAAGGGACAGGTGTCAATAGCCACTTTCCTGGAAAGCTGTGGCGTGGCTGACCTAATCACTACCTGCTACGGGGGACGCAACAGACGAGTAGGAGAAGCCTTTGCTCGCACAGGAAAA TCCATTGAGGAACTGGAAAAGGAGATGCTGAACGGACAAAAGCTGCAGGGTCCCCAGACCTCAGCTGAAGTCTACAagattctgaaacagaaaaatatgctgGATAA GTTTCCATTATTTACAACCATCTACAAGATCTGCTACGAGGGTCAGTCCATCCAGGATTTCATCTCGTGCCTGCAGAACCACCCAGCACACACTTAG
- the LMLN gene encoding leishmanolysin-like peptidase: MAAEPGGGGRSGQHRPYRYRYRCRLLLAACTVAVLLGCGRAAALSPSSSSPCQHRAPSGAEVVYQVPLKENHVLKRNVDQQLRIEIVYDRSVEDLLPEKRHLIKNKLFPQAISYLEKTFQVRKSTGTILLSRQCVTNQYLRRKADPHRYCRGACANHTKCGPVIVPEKHLQQCRVCNETEWLCGPTGLPDQEGVRDADFVLYVSALTTERCGHENIIAYAAYCQLEAEMDRPIAGYANLCPNMISTQAQEFVGMLSTVKHEIIHALGFSAGLFAFYRDDDGKPLTARYADGLPPFNESLGLYQWSNKVVHKAVRLWDIRGGKMLRHAVHLLVTPRVVEEARKHFNCPILEGMELENQGGMGTELNHWEKRLLENEAMTGSHTQNRVFSRITLALMEDTGWYRANYSMAEKLDWGRNKGCDFVLKSCKFWIDQKRRKRQLISPYCDTLRSNPLQLTCRQDQRAVAVCNLQKFPKHLPQEYQYFDNLDGVPAEELPYYGGSVEIADYCPFSQEFSWHLSGEFQRSSDCRIIENQPDPTKNYGAEKYGPNSVCLIQKSAFVMEQCRRKLSYPDWGSGCYQVSCSPQGLHVWVKDTAYLCSRSGQVLTVSIQMSGWIHVGNLICPACLDFCDSCPPERDPPASNLTRAAPVDLCSCSSSLVVTLWLLMANLIPLLTGLFLCA; the protein is encoded by the exons ATGGCCGCCGAgccgggcggcggcggccgctCCGGGCAGCACCGGCCGTATcggtaccggtaccggtgcCGGCTGCTGCTCGCCGCTTGCACCGTCgcggtgctgctgggctgcGGCCGCGCCGCCGCgctttccccctcctcttcctcgcCCTGTCAGCACCGCGCGCCCAGCGGAGCGGAG gtGGTCTATCAAGTTCCTCTCAAGGAGAACCACGTCTTGAAGAGAAATGTGGATCAACAGCTGAGAATCGAGATTGTGTACGACAGGAGTGTTGAGGA TTTGCTACCTGAGAAAAGACACCTTATCAAG aaCAAGCTCTTTCCCCAAGCTATATCTTATTTGGAGAAGACATTTCAAGTGCGCAAATCCACGGGTACTATCTTATTAAGCAG GCAATGTGTGACAAACCAATATTTAAGGAGGAAAGCTGATCCCCACAGGTACTGCCGAGGAGCCTGCGCAAACCACACAAAATGTGGCCCAGTTATAGTTCCTGAGAAACACCTCCAG CAATGCAGGGTGTGCAATGAGACTGAGTGGCTCTGTGGACCCACTGGCTTACCTGACCAAGAAGGCGTTCGGGACGCTGACTTTGTACTGTACGTTAGTGCTCTCACTACTGAAAGGTGTGGCCATGAAAATATCATTGCATATGCAGCCTACTGCCAGCTGGAAGCTGAGATGGACAG GCCAATAGCAGGGTATGCTAATTTGTGTCCAAATATGATTTCAACACAAGCTCAGGAATTTGTTGGCATGTTGTCTACAGTGAAACATGAGATTATCCATGCACTG ggTTTCTCTGCTGGATTGTTTGCATTTTATCGTGATGATGATGGAAAACCTTTGACAGCAAGATATGCAGATGGACTCCCTCCTTTTAATGAAAG TCTAGGTTTGTATCAGTGGAGCAACAAAGTTGTTCATAAAGCTGTGAGGTTATGGGACATCCGTGGTGGCAAAATGCTGCGCCATGCTGTTCATCTTCTTGTAACACCTCGTGTAGTT GAAGAAGCTcgaaaacattttaattgtcCAATTCTAGAGGGAATGGAGCTTGAGAATCAAGGGGGCATGGGTACTGAACTCAATCACTGGGAgaagaggctgctggag AACGAGGCAATGACTGGATCCCATACACAGAATCGAGTCTTTTCCAGGATCACCTTAGCATTAATGGAAGACACAGG CTGGTATAGAGCAAATTACAGCATGGCAGAGAAATTGGATTGGGGACGCAATAAAGGCTGTGACTTTGTATTGAAGAGCTGCAAATTCTGGATCGACCAAAAGAGACGGAA gaGGCAATTAATCAGCCCGTACTGTGACACTTTGAGAAGTAATCCATTGCAGTTAACCTGCAGACAGGACCAAAGAGCAGTAGCAGTGTGCAACTTGCAGAAGTTTCCAAAGCATTTACCTCAGGAATATCAG TATTTTGACAATCTTGATGGAGTACCAGCAGAAGAATTGCCTTATTATGGTGGCTCAGTAGAAATTGCTGACTATTGTCCCTTCAGTCAAGAATTCAGTTGGCATTTAAGTGGTGAATTTCAACGCAGTTCAGACTGCAGAATAATTGAAAACCAACCAG ATCCTACCAAAAACTACGGTGCAGAAAAATATGGACCAAATTCTGTATGTCTTATccagaaatctgcttttgtCATGGAACAGTGCAGGAGGAAACTCAGTTACCCTGACTGGGGTAGTGGGTGTTACCAA gttTCTTGTTCTCCACAAGGGCTGCATGTTTGGGTCAAGGACACTGCGTACTTGTGCAGCCGCTCGGGTCAGGTTTTAACTGTGAGCATTCAGATGAGTGGCTGGATCCATGTTGGGAATCTGATTTGCCCTGCTTGTTTGGACTTCTGTGATTCCTGTCCTCCAGAGAGGGATCCTCCAGCTTCTAACTTGACCAGAGCTGCACCAGTTG acTTATGCTCCTGCTCGTCCAGCCTGGTTGTAACTCTTTGGCTACTGATGGCAAACTTAATTCCCCTGCTAACAGGATTATTTCTCTGCGCATAG